A single Rhinolophus ferrumequinum isolate MPI-CBG mRhiFer1 chromosome 20, mRhiFer1_v1.p, whole genome shotgun sequence DNA region contains:
- the EFCAB10 gene encoding EF-hand calcium-binding domain-containing protein 10 isoform X3: protein MATSSREQEARDYLEKHRIMELLNYLTSNLLFFQPDKPREYLVSLLERLRLAKITGVAFPFLMDQSNIVAMFEMMDSSNKGTISFVQYKEALNTLGLCTADEVLKDDGHGITLDKFKQEVLC from the exons ATGGCGACAAGCAGCAGGGAGCAGGAAGCCAGGGATTACTTGGAAAAACATCGGATTATGGAGTTGCTGAACTATCTCACTAGCAATCTGCTCTTTTTCCAGCCAG ATAAGCCAAGAGAGTATTTAGTATCTCTATTGGAACGACTGAGACTTGCCAAAATAACAGGCGTGGCTTTTCCTTTCTTGATGGACCAGTCTAACATTGTGGCTATGTTTGAGATGATGGACTCCTCGAATAAAGGCACCATATCTTTTGTGCAGTATAAAGAAG CCCTAAATACCCTAGGTCTGTGTACTGCAGATGAAGTTTTAAAAGATGATGGACATGGAATAACTTTGGATAAATTCAAGCAGGAAGT TTTGTGCTAG
- the EFCAB10 gene encoding EF-hand calcium-binding domain-containing protein 10 isoform X2, which produces MATSSREQEARDYLEKHRIMELLNYLTSNLLFFQPDKPREYLVSLLERLRLAKITGVAFPFLMDQSNIVAMFEMMDSSNKGTISFVQYKEALNTLGLCTADEVLKDDGHGITLDKFKQEVYKRTKEIWSAF; this is translated from the exons ATGGCGACAAGCAGCAGGGAGCAGGAAGCCAGGGATTACTTGGAAAAACATCGGATTATGGAGTTGCTGAACTATCTCACTAGCAATCTGCTCTTTTTCCAGCCAG ATAAGCCAAGAGAGTATTTAGTATCTCTATTGGAACGACTGAGACTTGCCAAAATAACAGGCGTGGCTTTTCCTTTCTTGATGGACCAGTCTAACATTGTGGCTATGTTTGAGATGATGGACTCCTCGAATAAAGGCACCATATCTTTTGTGCAGTATAAAGAAG CCCTAAATACCCTAGGTCTGTGTACTGCAGATGAAGTTTTAAAAGATGATGGACATGGAATAACTTTGGATAAATTCAAGCAGGAAGT gtaCAAAAGGACTAAGGAAATATGGTCAGCATTTTAA
- the EFCAB10 gene encoding EF-hand calcium-binding domain-containing protein 10 isoform X1 has protein sequence MATSSREQEARDYLEKHRIMELLNYLTSNLLFFQPDKPREYLVSLLERLRLAKITGVAFPFLMDQSNIVAMFEMMDSSNKGTISFVQYKEALNTLGLCTADEVLKDDGHGITLDKFKQEVEDCSTVLWPEMFHPKANVTHCHVECN, from the exons ATGGCGACAAGCAGCAGGGAGCAGGAAGCCAGGGATTACTTGGAAAAACATCGGATTATGGAGTTGCTGAACTATCTCACTAGCAATCTGCTCTTTTTCCAGCCAG ATAAGCCAAGAGAGTATTTAGTATCTCTATTGGAACGACTGAGACTTGCCAAAATAACAGGCGTGGCTTTTCCTTTCTTGATGGACCAGTCTAACATTGTGGCTATGTTTGAGATGATGGACTCCTCGAATAAAGGCACCATATCTTTTGTGCAGTATAAAGAAG CCCTAAATACCCTAGGTCTGTGTACTGCAGATGAAGTTTTAAAAGATGATGGACATGGAATAACTTTGGATAAATTCAAGCAGGAAGT GGAAGACTGCAGCACAGTGCTGTGGCCTGAAATGTTTCATCCAAAAGCAAATGTTACACACTGTCACGTGGAATGCAACtag